The sequence AATTGCGACTAATCTTACACTCATCAACCCAATTTCCTACAGCTTCCTCTACCTCAAACTCATACCtttctgttttgtcttcttcaggTTTATGTTTGAATTTCTCACTTTGCTTGTCACTATCAAGATCTGGAATTTCAAAATCGGGATCATCCGGCTCATGTTGATGAGAAACTGACTCGATGATTGCCATTGACATCGATATTGATAACACAGAAATCCCCAAATCTcagagattgagaagaagaaccctCAAATAAGAAATTTTGATAATGCGGGAATAATGCGGGGAATAATGGTGAGAGTAGAGAGGGGAATAATGCGGCAACCCAATaataaacgaaaaaagaaactaaagtgaataaataaatacactGAGAAAATGATTAGGGAATTATAGAAACGGCGCCGTTTTGAAGATCGGtgcaaatccaaaaaaaaacaaagaaaaaagaagtaaagagTCATCGGCGTCGGTGGGAAGTGATTTTGATTAACCAACCGCTGGGCCATTAAAAGGGCAAACGCGGCTTTGCTTATAAAAGACACAGACACAGACAtcgagacagagagagagatatagtgGTCCAttccattgaagaagaagacaaagtgaAAGCCTAAAAGAGCCGTTGAAGCGTACAATctaaagcaataataataagCCACAAGAGAAAGCTCAAGACTTTGATTGTTGTGTTGTTATCttccaatttcaatttcaagatatatatatatagagagagagagagagagaaagagcaagAGCAAGAAAAAGCGCAGTCTTGAGGGGTTTCACAGGCTATGGTGGGTTTAAACGACGACGTCTCAGTCGACATTGAAGAGATCTACAATGGTGGCAAGGTTTGTTTACTCATTGACCTACCAAATTTACTTCCTTTCTCCCATTACTGTACCTGTGTCTTACTCTAAAGTTTGATACTTTTTGTGGTAAGTAGAACCGTCACATTTCGTTTTCTCTCTTCTGGGTTTTTAGCATCTATACTCAGTGGGCAATTGAATTGAAATTAGCCATTGTTCCTTGATTTCTTGAATCTTTTAGTAACTCTAGCTTCAGTTTCTTGATTGGAATCAAAATTTGTCATATCGTGTTCTTGATTTTAGTTTTGTACAAGTTGGGAGATTACTTCATTGATACTTAAAAAAGTTGTTTCACTTTGTCTTATGGATGACGACCCTTTGAATTTTTCATCTGAAATCTACAAGTTGGGTGttacttttaattttgattcTTTCATAAGAGATTCCGTTGAAAAATGTTATCCTTTTTTTGCTCCATGATTGATATATAATGTCTGACTTTTTTAAGCCATAAGTTATCTCTTGTGCTGATTTTTCTGAGTCTTGCACATGGGAGAATCTCTTCAGgaccttaattttttttcttgtctggAACAAAGTTGGAATGTTCCTTTTCTTAGCTGTATATGAttcagagaaaaacaaaaataaagaaaatatatatattctggtTTGTAAATGTTGAGCTGAAACTGGATGAAGGCTAATGGTGTGCATATTAAAATCGAGCCTGTggcattgtttcttttttctgtaaACTTGGATATAGACTGACTCATTTCTTGCtcattttcttatcttttgcAGGAGCATCATATCAAAACTTGCCATGGTTCGGTTTCAGTTGTAGTTTATGGCGATCAAGAAAAACCAGCACTGATCACTTATCCAGATGTAGCACTAAACTGTAAGAGTTGGGAATATGCACTTAGTTCATGATTTGTTTTCACTTGATAATCTGACTTTTGATTCTTGTGTGTATTTATGTCTGCTAGATTTGTCGTGTTTCCAAGGATTGTTTCTCTGCCCTGAAGCAGTCTCCTTACTGCTCCATAATTTCTGCATTTACCATATTAGTCCCCCAGGGCATGAGGTTTGCAAAATTGATTGTCTTGAAACAATTCATTAGTTTCTTTGTAACTACTTTGCTGTTTGCTCACGTTGTGTTGGGTTCCATCGTATCCACAAGAGCTTTTGCAGTTTGGAGCTGCTCCAGTTTGTTCCAATGATCCGTCGCCTTCTGTTGAAGACCTCGCAGACCAGATTCTTGAAGTATTGAACTTCTTTAGGTAAAATTTATTCATGTTTCGGCTAACTCTCACTCTAACTTTGGGCTATCGTAACAAGAATAGTTCCGCTATTATCCTCTGAATATCTATATGTCTCTTGCAGCCTAGAGGCAGTAATGNAGATATTTTCCATTGCTCCTTGATATGCCTTTGAATGTCTAGAGGCATGTACTTAGGTTGCATCCTCAGTTTGTCCATAAACAACATTGCAATCACTGGTCTTTTAAGGAGCTTGCATTTTCCATTAGGAGTACATGTATGCTCTAAACATACAGTCTTCACAATCACAAAAGTCTAGTATTATCGTATGAGCAATAGACCTTCCAGCAGCAGTTCTTCTTCCCAGCACACTTAAACTCTAATTTCTCCTTCTCCCACCTGGTTTGTTTCAGATTTGCTATATTCCTCAATGCATAATGTAACACAACTTCTTTGAATTCAAAACCGGTGAAGAATGTTCTTCCAATAGCTAACCTATCATTTGTTGTTCCCAACCTAATTTTCCTGTCTCTTGTAATAACAggatcctcatcctcatccgaAGTATCTGGGATGGAATTGCGACTAATCTTACACTCATCAACCCAATTTCCTACAGCTTCCTCTACCTCAAACTCATACCtttctgttttgtcttcttcaggTTTATGTTTGAATTTCTCACTTTGCTTGTCACTATCAAGATCTGGAATTTCAAAATCGGGATCATCCGGCTCATGTTGATGAGAAACTGACTCGATGATTGCCATTGACATCGATATTGATAACACAGAAATCCCCAAATCTcagagattgagaagaagaaccctCAAATAAGAAATTTTGATAATGCGGGAATAATGCGGGGAATAATGGTGAGAGTAGAGAGGGGAATAATGCGGCAACCCAATaataaacgaaaaaagaaactaaagtgaataaataaatacactGAGAAAATGATTAGGGAATTATAGAAACGGCGCCGTTTTGAAGATCGGtgcaaatccaaaaaaaaacaaagaaaaaagaagtaaagagTCATCGGCGTCGGTGGGAAGTGATTTTGATTAACCAACCGCTGGGCCATTAAAAGGGCAAACGCGGCTTTGCTTATAAAAGACACAGACACAGACAtcgagacagagagagagatatagtgGTCCAttccattgaagaagaagacaaagtgaAAGCCTAAAAGAGCCGTTGAAGCGTACAATctaaagcaataataataagCCACAAGAGAAAGCTCAAGACTTTGATTGTTGTGTTGTTATCttccaatttcaatttcaagatatatatatatagagagagagagagagagaaagagcaagAGCAAGAAAAAGCGCAGTCTTGAGGGGTTTCACAGGCTATGGTGGGTTTAAACGACGACGTCTCAGTCGACATTGAAGAGATCTACAATGGTGGCAAGGTTTGTTTACTCATTGACCTACCAAATTTACTTCCTTTCTCCCATTACTGTACCTGTGTCTTACTCTAAAGTTTGATACTTTTTGTGGTAAGTAGAACCGTCACATTTCGTTTTCTCTCTTCTGGGTTTTTAGCATCTATACTCAGTGGGCAATTGAATTGAAATTAGCCATTGTTCCTTGATTTCTTGAATCTTTTAGTAACTCTAGCTTCAGTTTCTTGATTGGAATCAAAATTTGTCATATCGTGTTCTTGATTTTAGTTTTGTACAAGTTGGGAGATTACTTCATTGATACTTAAAAAAGTTGTTTCACTTTGTCTTATGGATGACGACCCTTTGAATTTTTCATCTGAAATCTACAAGTTGGGTGttacttttaattttgattcTTTCATAAGAGATTCCGTTGAAAAATGTTATCCTTTTTTTGCTCCATGATTGATATATAATGTCTGACTTTTTTAAGCCATAAGTTATCTCTTGTGCTGATTTTTCTGAGTCTTGCACATGGGAGAATCTCTTCAGgaccttaattttttttcttgtctggAACAAAGTTGGAATGTTCCTTTTCTTAGCTGTATATGAttcagagaaaaacaaaaataaagaaaatatatatattctggtTTGTAAATGTTGAGCTGAAACTGGATGAAGGCTAATGGTGTGCATATTAAAATCGAGCCTGTggcattgtttcttttttctgtaaACTTGGATATAGACTGACTCATTTCTTGCtcattttcttatcttttgcAGGAGCATCATATCAAAACTTGCCATGGTTCGGTTTCAGTTGTAGTTTATGGCGATCAAGAAAAACCAGCACTGATCACTTATCCAGATGTAGCACTAAACTGTAAGAGTTGGGAATATGCACTTAGTTCATGATTTGTTTTCACTTGATAATCTGACTTTTGATTCTTGTGTGTATTTATGTCTGCTAGATTTGTCGTGTTTCCAAGGATTGTTTCTCTGCCCTGAAGCAGTCTCCTTACTGCTCCATAATTTCTGCATTTACCATATTAGTCCCCCAGGGCATGAGGTTTGCAAAATTGATTGTCTTGAAACAATTCATTAGTTTCTTTGTAACTACTTTGCTGTTTGCTCACGTTGTGTTGGGTTCCATCGTATCCACAAGAGCTTTTGCAGTTTGGAGCTGCTCCAGTTTGTTCCAATGATCCGTCGCCTTCTGTTGAAGACCTCGCAGACCAGATTCTTGAAGTATTGAACTTCTTTAGGTAAAATTTATTCATGTTTCGGCTAACTCTCACTCTAACTTTGGGCTATCGTAACAAGAATAGTTCCGCTATTATCCTCTGAATATCTATATGTCTCTTGCAGCCTAGAGGCAGTAATGTGCATGGGGATCACTGCTGGTGCCTACATCCTTTCCTTGTTTGCTGTATGTACTCATTGAGACCTTTTGAGGATTTATGTGTAGCTATATTCTCAGAAGTTCATACAATATCTCATTACTTATCAGTGATTGTTTTATGGTTGCAGATTAAACATAAAGACCGAGTTTTGGGTTTGATTCTTATATCACCTCTATGCAAAGCGCCCTCATGGTCTGAATGGTTTTATTACaaggtttatttttcttcacttcCCATCATAGTTTATATGACTGTACAAAAGGGGAGTATCACACACTTTTTTCGCATCCAGACTAATAAGCCtatgttaaaaattattatgcaGGTAGTGTCAAACTTGTTGTATTACTATGGCATGTCTGGGCTGTTAAAAGATATTTTCCTCCAACGGTACTTCAGTAAGGTAATCTTTCTGGTGATTCCTTGGTGGAAACCGGCATAGACTCAATAGTTATCGATTAATCTTGTTTTTAATCGCAACAGGAAGCTCGTGGTAGCTCTGAAGTTCCAGAGCGGGATGTGGTACATGAATGCAGAAGAGTGAGTGCTAAACCTAGTAGTAGTTTCCAGATGATTTAACAGCTTTTCATCACCTTGGTAATAACGTTGTTGTATAATATGATATAATTATACAGCTGCTAGGTGAAAGACACAGGAGTAGTCTTATGCGGTTTCTGGAAGCAGTTAACAGGAGACATGACCTAACTGATGGATTGAGAAGTTTGAAATGCCGTACACTCATATTTGTTGGCGACCAATCTCCCTTCCACTCTGAAACTCTACACATGGTGACCGCATTGGACAGAAAATACAGTGCCTTGGTTGAGGTATGCGGTTTAACGTAAAAAATGTTGTGGTAGCTCTTAGCTTCTCTCCGTGAAGATTCAGGCTCTAAGATTCTTGAAACATGTATTTTTGTCTTAAATTGCAGGTGCAAGCTTGTGGATCAATGGTGACAGAAGAGCAACCACATGCGATGTTGATACCAATGGAGTTCTTTTTCATGGGGTTTGGATTGTATCGGCCTGGTCGGGTTAGCGATAGCCCCCGTAGTCCACTCAGTCCGTCATGTATTTCACCAGAGCTTCTTTCTCCAGAGAGTCTTGGTATAAAGCTAAAGCCAATAAAAACTCGGGTTCCCACGAAATGTTAAAGAAGAAACACACATTGATTCATTGTATTTTTCCTCTCATATTTGGTGTATCAattcaaatattcttttattaaatctGTGTTTGTACTTCGTAGATTAGCTCAAAAACTCTATGTATAAGAGATAGTTTTAACTTTGTATGACTACAATACGCTGAagatgtttcttattttgtttttcagaacgcataagaataaagaaaacaaactaaaaaataacCTCTTCCTACCTTCTTTACTCGAGAAAAAAGAATcccaaaacattaaacaaaaaaaaatggaagtgaaGTTACAAGTCTCTGTAATTATCTTCGTGTAGAGATTTTTATACAGGGTTCCTCTTGGGGTTTCTTCTGATATCTCAATGCATCTATACATTTCGGAAGCTCCCATTCATTGCCTTTGCCTAGCTTGAGACCAAATGTGGCTTGGTGTTTGCGTGTTATGCTGAACATCATCAAAACTTCAAGAGTCGTGAAGAGAACCTTGAATCATCAGAGATATACGCTTTGCACTCTCCGAGTGATACAACTCTCCTTTGAAACCAATCTGTAAAGATATTAATGTTCAAAATCTACGTTTTGAGCCAAATCCATAGAGAAACAGATAGATGACTTGGAGTTACCTCGGTTGAGCTGTCGGGAGAGAACCACCGTAAGAGGACTCCTAAATGTACAACGGCTGGTATCAACTTGAATAGCAATGGCGTTGTTACCTGTTATATAATTTAACTTAGAATACTAACTACACAATATTGATTCAAGTATGAGAAATCTACTGCTATTCATTGATAATCAACTTCCGTGTCAATATTCATTTTGCAATTGAACTGGACCAATGCGCAAAAGAAATAGACACGTACCAGGCTCAAGGCTGTTGTTCCAAGAAGCAGGAGGTACAGTTTGCTCTGCAAATAAACACAAAGCTCTTCATTACTATCACTCCACAGTCCACCCAAAGCAAATAATGAGAAAGCTATTATATGGTCATATACGGTCTGGAAGATATACGCTTAACATATTTACTAATGAAGCATTGAATTTATCAAAGAAGCAGTTTTTTTATTGCTTATTGCTTACCTCAATTAGGTGAAGGTTAGATGCTCGACTTAGCAGAACAAAAGCAAATTCCCCAATCTGTGCAAGGGACATTCCAAcctatagaaaagaaaagaaaagtgtgaGGCCTCTTTCCACAAAAGTTTTGAATAATGTGAAAGCGGGAAAAAATGAAGGGTTCACTTCTTACAAGTACTgcagttttattattatatccaAAGACTTTAACAACGATCGCAACTACCACGGTCTTTATCACTATCACAAGTAACACAGCTGCTAACAGAATGTCAACATGGTTCCACAAGAAGTGCATATGTATCAGCATGCCGATACTAGCAAGGAATAGCGCTGCAAAAAAATTGCGGATGGGTTCCACCTGTAAGGAGATAGAAGCGATCAGAACAGGTCTATTGGTAAAATCTTTGTACAATGGGCCATAGAAAAAGGGCAGAGACCCTCTCGTTCGAAAAAGTTAATCTCGAATTCCTACCTGCTCAAGAGTATGCTGAGCGAGATCAGTTGTAGAGATCATCACTCCTGCCGCAAAGGAACCCAACTCAAGACTTAGACCTAGCTTGTCACTACACTGAAGAAGCCAAAACGATACTGGATTTAAGAACTGACAAGTTGAGAGTCACCCATGTGCAAGCAGCCaatagaaagaagaacaaagggATCAGACTAACCCAAGCGACAAGCAAGCAAAATGCTACAGCGGCCAACTGATAGAGCTCGTTAGTCTGTCAAAGATTGAAGAACGCTTAAGATGATAAACATTTCAAAGACGAAAACAGAAGcaagtaaaaaaattgtgtataccTGAGAAGAGAGACTTGTCATAAGTTTTAGAAACCAAGGTACCCAGGTACGGGACAATACAAACAAAGCACCCAAAAAAGCAATCAAAATAGCCAACCTGGAAAGAAATCACCACCCGGTCACAAACTTGGTTTTATTAAACCTAACAAGTGAACAATGGAAGCAGGGTATTGTTGATATTTTCACAGAAATTCctggaagaaaaaaatacatacgATTTAGCCATAGACAACACTCCTTGAAGGACACCAGATGTGCCACCAAGAACTGGCAGGAGAGCAAACAGCAAGCCCACAGCACAATCCTGGTTATTCTCGAAACAGTAAATTAAAGTTCTAATGAAAGTATTGTTGCATACAACATACTACTTGAGGTAATGCAGTGTTTAGAATAAGAGGGGGAAAAACATGCAATAATAATATTAGAGATGCTATTGTATTGAGAGTGATCTGGAATACCTGAAGAATAAGTGTTCCAACGGTTATCTGGCCATGTAGAGCACTTATGCTATTTCTTTccatcaaaaatttcaaaacctggTACAAAAATCATGGTGAGGTAATGAGAACATAAGAAGAACAATCAAGTCTTAAGAGCAATTTAGGAAAACATAACCCACACAGTAAAGAAAAGGTAAAACACAGTCGAGAGTGAGCACAAGGGAAATATTATAGCAGAGTAGAACAAggtcaaaatatttatttacatgcaAGGCGCTCACTACCACAAAAGTATGCAAAAGTACACAAAGGAAATTAGAATATACCACTGCTGTTGATGACATCGAAAGAAATGCTCCTACGAAAATTCCTTCTGTTAGTTTACCGCCACATAACTGCAGTGAAGAAACAGCCAAGTCAACCGAAGGTACTCTATATTCATGATTCATACCACAAAAATCCTAATAACTCTTTCTTAACTTGATTCCTACACATTTGGAACATACCGAGGCTGTTATTCCACTCAAGCACATGAACAAAAATATCTGAAGAAGACCTCCTGGAATAGCTACAGCACGAACCACACGAAGCTGTAACCAAAAAGTACAATAACTGTCTCAAAAGTTTCAATCGATTCGAACAAAGAAACCTGACAAATATAAGTGGGTGGAAACATGCAAACCTTCGCTGCAGAAAATTCTAATCCTAAagcaaaaaggagaaagataacaCCAAACTGAGCTACTGTTTCAACCTGtgctacacaaaaaaaatataaatcatgtCTTTGTCAACCATTTATATAACCAGGCAATCTGGTACTCATGAAAACTTCCAAATGTACaatgaagacaacaaaagagGAATTTTGAAGTACTAAAGCTGTTGTAAGCTACCTGCACCATTTCACTAACAAAGCTCAACCCACCCGGTCCAATGACAGATCCTGCCAATAGATACCCAGTAATGACCTGCCATAGAAGTAGTGTAGAAATTAATTGACGTTTGATCAGTCAAAAGCTAACAAAATCGTTTCCACAATGTTGGAAAGGTGAATAATCAGTTCTAACAAAATAATACTGAAAGTTACAAGCTTTGCAAAGGCAGTGTGTACTAACCGGTTGACCAGCACAAGCAAATGCAATTCCACCACAAGTGGCAGAAACAATGACGACGACTAAATCTGATATCAGCCTACAGATGTACCGTGTTAAGAGAcgtcccaacaaaaaaaaaacagtaagttAGATACTTACAAATTGTAATCGAATGAAGAACTTTTCTTACGAATGTTATACTTACCTTAAATCTAGCTGCAGTACAGGGTACTTGGATTTTGGATTGGACATTATAAAAACGTTGTCCTGGATTAAAATTACAGCAAAGTTATTTAACGCGAATACTTCTACACATGGCTGCATGATAGATGTACATTCGTCATACCATATATAGACTATCTAAAGCTTACCTTCCTATCTATCAGTCTTGGAGTATCTTCTACGCCATTCTCGTTATCCAAATTAAAGAACGATCTAGAATAAAATCACTGTTATGTTATAGTTTTCTTTAGCCAGcgaaacaaaagaagactacAGCGACTACTTGCAAGGATCAACTCCAAAGAGGGTAAAAGTAAGCATAAGGAAGACTCACTTCTCCTCCTTGGTCttggtttcatttttctttggcTTAACTCGAGCAACAGTCTCTAGAACAGCCTAATGAGCATAACAAATGgcttaatcaaaaataaaagacagaACTGAGTAGTGTGCTGATAGCAATAGGCCACAATGAAACTGGCGAAAACAAAGATTCGAACTACCAACCTGCTGATCAGCAACACTATTATTGAAGCTTCCTGGATCAGgaactgcaaaaacaaaaacaaaagcatttcagaaaaaaaaaactgaaatgagTATTTTAATCAAATGCTAAAAGGAAGGCCACGAGCCCTGAGAGAGAAATCTATAAACCTAGAAAGACAGAAACTTTCCAATAGATGTGAGAGcacattgagagagagagagagagagatagacacTAGACCACTTATAGCTAAACCAATGGGAGATAAATCCCTAGTAGAGGAAAGATCAAAACACAAGCTGATctctgaaaacaaaaaccctagctCTACACCAAGCGTGAGAAATTGGGAAAATGCAGAACAATGAAAGATCTagtagagagagggagagagaaagaaaccttCGTTCTGGTCATTCTCAGGAAACTCTTTCTCAAGTGCTCGATCGATCATATCAGCGAAACTATCTTCCTTAGGTTTGGCACTCGTCGCATTGGACTCAACGAAGGTACCATTGATCTCATCACGCTTAACAACTGAGCCAGTCTCGGTATCGTCGGAGTCGGCGGAAaaagcaagagagaagaaactacAGATCAGAAGAAgcgtaagaagaagaataagccTCATCGTTTTTATCACAAAGAATTTGctagtgttgttgttgctaCACCGCCGCATCTCAGTGATTGTGGCGCGGCGGAGCGTTAGAGATAgaaagagatatagagagagagagatcttcgtGTGCTTATTaaaacttctctctctctttccggTGGTTGGAGAACGAGAAAGCTgaaagattgagagagagagagagactgaaattaatttttttttttttttggttttaatttagtatttaattaaaacatttttattaattaattattttgttactaaGGCTCTGTTTGCGTAGGCAAATGTTAATTAGTCTTCATCGATTCTGCTTCTGGAAACAAAAAGTGTGcaatttatttggtttagtGGTCGTAACCGAGTCTTTTATGACACGCGCCTCCGAATTGCGCGTGGTTCTACGaatgataaacaaaaatcatttatacagcaaagtaaaataaaaaaaaaaggtgattttGCTGAATTTGCACATTAAATACttaatatagtattattttttaatcgGGGTTGATTcattgattgtatatgtttggtCTCTTTTGGCTTCTTTAGTTTGGAGTATTTTCACCAAAATTCCCTTTCTTTTATGCTTCTTAAATCAGccaattttttggtttaaccCAACTTCGTTTCTGTGTATCGATTGATCTATATGActatatgttaaaaaaacaaaaaaagagataaaagacCTCTATTTTGGTACGATTtagagattttaattaatataaattcatttaaatGCTCATTTTTGATAAAGATGTTCATTATAGGACTTGGAAAATTCTGCAacaatttttggaaaataaaagttatctatgaatggaaaaaaaaaagttatctatGAATgtgtggagaaaaaaaaatatatatatactgcttCTTTTTATAGTAACTAATGAGTGTtgttatcatttttttgttatgaaattttaattactatgtGTCAAAGAATgttgttttgtaataataatgtatTAATGCAACTggattaaaattttatcttcattaattcattttaataaGCAAAAAGACTGATAATTGCTAATTCTTAATTGGAAAAGTACATCGTagtaaaatcaataattttttaataatttaaaatattattataacaatAGTTATAAAATAACAGTGTTAGAATTTGTAGCTTAGCAGTTTGTACTTTGT comes from Camelina sativa cultivar DH55 chromosome 19, Cs, whole genome shotgun sequence and encodes:
- the LOC104766877 gene encoding pollen-specific protein SF21 isoform X2 — encoded protein: MVGLNDDVSVDIEEIYNGGKEHHIKTCHGSVSVVVYGDQEKPALITYPDVALNYLSCFQGLFLCPEAVSLLLHNFCIYHISPPGHEFGAAPVCSNDPSPSVEDLADQILEVLNFFSLEAVMCMGITAGAYILSLFAIKHKDRVLGLILISPLCKAPSWSEWFYYKVVSNLLYYYGMSGLLKDIFLQRYFSKEARGSSEVPERDVVHECRRLLGERHRSSLMRFLEAVNRRHDLTDGLRSLKCRTLIFVGDQSPFHSETLHMVTALDRKYSALVEVQACGSMVTEEQPHAMLIPMEFFFMGFGLYRPGRVSDSPRSPLSPSCISPELLSPESLGIKLKPIKTRVPTKC
- the LOC104766877 gene encoding pollen-specific protein SF21 isoform X4; amino-acid sequence: MEHHIKTCHGSVSVVVYGDQEKPALITYPDVALNYLSCFQGLFLCPEAVSLLLHNFCIYHISPPGHEFGAAPVCSNDPSPSVEDLADQILEVLNFFSLEAVMCMGITAGAYILSLFAIKHKDRVLGLILISPLCKAPSWSEWFYYKVVSNLLYYYGMSGLLKDIFLQRYFSKEARGSSEVPERDVVHECRRLLGERHRSSLMRFLEAVNRRHDLTDGLRSLKCRTLIFVGDQSPFHSETLHMVTALDRKYSALVEVQACGSMVTEEQPHAMLIPMEFFFMGFGLYRPGRVSDSPRSPLSPSCISPELLSPESLGIKLKPIKTRVPTKC
- the LOC104766876 gene encoding K(+) efflux antiporter 4-like, whose protein sequence is MRRCSNNNTSKFFVIKTMRLILLLTLLLICSFFSLAFSADSDDTETGSVVKRDEINGTFVESNATSAKPKEDSFADMIDRALEKEFPENDQNEVPDPGSFNNSVADQQAVLETVARVKPKKNETKTKEEKSFFNLDNENGVEDTPRLIDRKDNVFIMSNPKSKYPVLQLDLRLISDLVVVIVSATCGGIAFACAGQPVITGYLLAGSVIGPGGLSFVSEMVQVETVAQFGVIFLLFALGLEFSAAKLRVVRAVAIPGGLLQIFLFMCLSGITASLCGGKLTEGIFVGAFLSMSSTAVVLKFLMERNSISALHGQITVGTLILQDCAVGLLFALLPVLGGTSGVLQGVLSMAKSLAILIAFLGALFVLSRTWVPWFLKLMTSLSSQTNELYQLAAVAFCLLVAWCSDKLGLSLELGSFAAGVMISTTDLAQHTLEQVEPIRNFFAALFLASIGMLIHMHFLWNHVDILLAAVLLVIVIKTVVVAIVVKVFGYNNKTAVLVGMSLAQIGEFAFVLLSRASNLHLIESKLYLLLLGTTALSLVTTPLLFKLIPAVVHLGVLLRWFSPDSSTEIGFKGELYHSESAKRISLMIQGSLHDS